The window CACTTAAAGAACTACAACTCCCACCAACAGAGCAGGTCTCCGTGACCCATTTAGGTAATCGCCGGGCTTAAGTAGCAGCCTTATTGGTCTTGGCCGTCCTCTCTGTAGTAGCGGTCTATCGATCCGTtggtttgtgtctttattttccaTACCTGCCGCTGCAGAGGACGCGCTGTTCGCTCTACAGGTTGGTGGActacagcagcactgaaaagCAAACTGTTTGGCTATGGTTCACTGGTCCTGCATTTATCCTGGATTTACGGTGTCTGCAATACTCACAGTGACCTTACTGtagactgtttttattttttatttttttttaatcaatgacATTGTTTAAATAATATCCTGCAGTGGTGAGAAGTAAGACTCACGTACTCTGCTTAATTACGATTTTTAGGTAGGTCTACCTAGATTGAGTGTTATCATTTTCCTTCATTGTATAAGATTGTAGTTTTTCCTCAGCTACATtctaatttaatataatatgtaaatatgtgaaaacaataacatgCATTATTATATCAGTGATTAGGGTGTGAGTGGATTTTCcaaaattattgttattatcatgtTGTGCATCTCGAAAATGTGACAGTTGACATAACGTGCTGTTACAGGGTTAAACTGTAACCGAGGGGCCTCTATGGACAAAGCACTAAGCTTTGTGTTGCAGGCAGCCAAACATTCCAGTTTACAAATCAGATTAGAGAAAATGCTTTCTCTGAACAAGCCTCTCGGGGTTCATTGGCTATATTTCGATTTGAATTAATTGTTGAGAGCAACAACTCAGCTTTGGACTCTCACTGAGATGTGAGATCGACTGTGAGATATTTGCAGCGGAAGTGTCATGGAATTACATTGGAAACATTGAGCCTAAAAATTTGGATTTGACATTAAAAGCTTCTAAGAGGAATAATTATTTGTCCTTAGGATTCAGTGATCATAcggagagaaataaaaaagttaaagagataaaaaagagaggcagaggtaCCAGTTGCTTCAACAGGCATGAGAAGCATAATCTAGTGCAGCCACAAGATTTTTGAAGCATGCAGTAGAAAATCTTGAACTGTTCGCCTTTTTGCATCTATTTTCATGCACATTCTCTAGGGATTTTTAGCATTCATGGCAAAGTAAGACATCAGAAACTAAAACAAGAGGACACATGCTGGcatattagaaaaaaaaagtaaattctAACACTTAATCACAAAATAATGTCTTCGCTTGTAAAGAATGGTGATGCTGACATGATATTGTAAGAGGAATATACTGTACCTTCAATCAAGTTTCCTTGTTCACAGCATTTTCTTACTGAGCTGTCAGGATCCTACTGAGCCTTGAGGTCAGACAGCCATGGGAACCAGGAGGGTGCTGGTAACCGGATGTTCCTCTGGCATTGGCTTGGCTGTGGCTGCACGGCTGGCCAAGGATGAGTTTAAACGCTTTAAAGGTCAGCCAatctcattctctctcctcAGTTAAATAAAGGGCAGATGACAGAAATGATCACAGCTACTGACAGTCAGTGCGttcattgtttgtttgaggCAGTGGTTGCCACAATGAGGGATCTTACGAAACGGGGGCCCTTAGAGAAGGCAGCAGGTGACTCCTTAAACAAAACCCTGGAAATCAAAGAGTTAGATGCCTGTTGTGAAGTCTCCATCAGAGAGTGTGTCAACAGCCTGCCGGACAGACGAGTGGACGTTCTGGGTCTGTCTCCTCTCATTCACACTTTTTGAGTGAATTTAAGATATTTCCACAAGCATAAATTGACGCAGGATACTTTACTCTCATAGTGAACAATGCTGGTGTTGGCATGATTGGACCGCTGGAGTGCCAAAGTATCAACGCCATGAAGGAGCTTTTTGACACAAATTTCTTTGGCCTGGCGCGGCTGGTGAAAGAGTTGCTGCCCGACATGAAGCGGAGGCAGAGTGGCCATATTGTGGTGATGAGCAGCGTCATGGGACTGCAGGGTACGTTTATATGCGCCTGTGAAATTACACAAGCAATTTATAGAGTTTGAAAGGTTGCTAAcaggtttctttctgtttctacaCAGGGCTTCTGTTCAATGACGTCTACTCTGCCTCCAAATTTGCTGTGGAAGGATTTTGTGAGAGTCTGGCAGTGCAAGCAATGAAGTTTAACATCAAGTGATTACATGTCCCGAAAAATAGCTTTATTAAACTTAATGAAGCTACCCTACAACTGAAACCTATCAGTAAGCCCGCCTCAGTTGGCTGTAATGGAACAGCGGcccaatattttcttttatatctGTGTCACAAGGACGACTCTAGTGGAACCTGGCCCTGTGGTAACAGAGTTTGAGAGGAAAGTGTATGAAGAGGCTGAGAAGATGGATCTGTCAGGGACAGACGAGGACACTGCCAGAATCTTCCGTGAAGTTTACCTGCCATATTCTAAGAAAGTCTTCGCCTCATTAGGCCAGACACCAGAAGAAGTGGCTGAGGCAAGTGATGACAATTATGTTTCCTGAATTTGAAAGGTCACCAAAATTATTTGCTTTTGccaatgcaaatacaaaatgaggaaGCACCCTCCAgtggtgaaatatttttctttttattatgcAGCAAACAGTCAAAGTGATCACATCCAAGGAACCTCCTCTGCGCCACCAGACCAACCGCCTGTACATGCCCATGACTGCACTGAAGCACGCAGATCCAACTGGTCGATTGCCTCTGGATACATTTTATAAGATGATCTTTAAGCATGACAATGTGTTCAATGCTACTCTCGGGGTGCTGCGGATGTTCCAGAGGCagacagggaaaaaataaagatttaacTACCcagaatataaatattattCTTAAGAAGATAGTGAATGACTGCAGTCATTGTTGTCacagttttaaatgtgtaatGTCAAGCTGTAAGGTCACCAAAGTTTCCCTCTGAGCAGCAATGCACATGGAACAGAccactgaatgttttctgtacAATACAGTAACTCTTAAAAATAACACTAATGCCTCAAGTAGCGTAAATCCTGTTTGAGCTcatgttaataacactgcacaGTTGGGTGGACATGGGCACAGTTTCATGGACTAAATATTAGGTCTAATACAATAATCCTGCAACTTGTGATACCATTGTGAATACCATCAGGGAAATTTTGTTGATATAGACAGATCAAATaggttttctttcattgttgCTCTAATATTTTAGGCTGTGGCTTGAAATGGCGTGAGAATAACCGACAACTATGAATCTAATTCAATCCAGTATTTCATTATGAGGACCTGAATTAATGAATATCCTTccttaaaatgtgaaacaagcACTGAACACGAGGACACAAACATGTAGTTCCCTACAGTTTTTATTATAAGTAACTTATCTTACAACTTTTGACTGTGGAAAGAAAAACCGTGGAAAGGTTTTATGTACAATGATTTTGAACTACTTTTAAACAAGTATAGAAATTAATAATGATAGAAAATATCTATGACTGTTCTAATAACACAAGGCCAATAAAATATCAGTCACAGCCTCAGCTTCAAATAATGCTAAATGgagtacattttatttttgtcctttttagtACATAACAATCATTTTAGAAACATAAGACTTCTCAAGCAAAGATCTACCCAGAACAAACATATTTACAAACAGAAGTTGGGAGGTTGAAATGTACAGAACACTTAGTGCGACCTGGTAGGGACACTGAAAGACCagttatatataaaaataaaaaaaaacaaaaacagactcaTTCTATAGTGAACAGAATAAAACCAGTGACAAATAAACTGTCATGCAACTGTCACAGCTGTCATTTAAGTCTATGACACAACTAGGGGCAGTGTTAGGTCACCACAAAAGTAATAGCTGGGGCAGTGGCCGACTCATTTCTGTTCGTGGTGTCACaagatgaaaatgcaaatggTTACGTTCTCATAATTCTACACTTATCAATAAACTTTATCCTGAAATGTTACAGAGAGGATGACCCCTATCCTACACACTCAGGTCATGTGGGGGTGAAAGATGGTCAAACATAAGGTTAGCTGGATGACAAGGAGGGTCATTCTCAGAATTTTGTAAAAAGTTAAAGGGTGCAGCACTACATAGTAGTGTTCCTTCCTTCAGTATCTTCTAACAATCATCTTAAGATGCAACTCCACGGCCCCTGAACTGGAAGCTACTGTAGATGCAAGGGGAACTTTCCCACTGCATGCCATAAAACACCTCCCTGAGGAGTGACAGAGCATAAGCAGTCACAGCCCAGCAGCCACACACTCAAACTGATCGCTACTCCACCACAGACACTACCAGAGACGAGGTGAGAGTGTCAACAATATCTCAACTCCCACAGATAGTCCAGGAATGTTTCCATTTAGTCCCGTGAAGGACATGGTGCAGACTCAACAAACTTCTACGTGTCTGTCAGCTGTGCTGGATGCTGCCAAATGGCCACAGTGTCCAGACCCACAACACAGGCAAAATGGAGGAATGTTTGCAGGGAAGAGTGATACGAAATAGCAGCTGATAAGCATAGCTTAGTACATCTgaaatgatgtttaaaaaaaaaaatcatccatgGTTTTCACAAATGTACAGAGTACAAAACAAatggaacaaacaaaaaaaccccaaaaaaacaaactaataagGGCAGTGAGAGGCTGACTTTATAGGCAAAACAAAAGTTTCTTAAAGTGAATGAATACAAGCTTCAAAATTAATGGTATGAGGGCTGACAGTAGAACTGGTAAGAGTACTGCTGAAATGGGaacatttcacttaaaactttaaaactctgctcatttattttgaactgCCATGAGAAGGATGCTACAAATATATCATAAATATCCATTGTacataaatgttgtgtttgaccCAGATTTGCCCTTAGAGGCTGGCCACTTGAAGTGCTTCAAAGACACTCATCTACATTCTTATTCATAATACTCATATAGAAAGTAattgaatcaaatcaaataattcAATCAAATGGGAACATATCACTACTGCAGAGCAACTCTTAATATATATTTGCTAGAACCAGTTTATCACTCTTTCCACCTGTCGTTTCCCTAAATAAATATCAGTCAAGAGAGGTGAaaatttctctttctgtctgttgtctgtcgGGTCTCATTGACAAATTATAGTCCTTTACCATCAATTGTCATACTGGCTAAATAGAAATGCAGGTCAAATAAAATAGGAGGGCGCTGACACAttaggacagaaaaagaagtaaaaaaagcAGTTCAgagagataaaaacaataaataaaaataaatgaattcccttcaacattttactttttttctcgtctacttttaaaatgtttgttagTTTGCAGGAGAGCATCCCCAAGTCTTTGAAATGAAAGACTTGGTTTTCTtcatatacttttttttataataaaaaacaaGTCCATCTGTGACAGAATTACTTCATTAAattgtctgctgtttttcagacaACACACATTTCCCTTTACCtttttttgctgcaaaaatCACTAGCAGACGGTCCTCGAGATAAACACAGTCAATCCAAATCCAATGAAAATCTTGGAAACAGGCTGACTCATATAAACACAGACAAGCCCAAGAGCCAGTCCACAAATTCTTTCACCTCAGGTCCCTTTTCAAGCAGGGGCCATGAGATCTTCACGCAAATACCTGCATCTTGCCATTGGCCTCTGGGATTTGAGTAATTTGGGTCTGGGCAGGGCCAGCAACTGCTGGGCTGGGTGTGGAATCTGACCAGTCGCATTGAGGAGAGGGGCTGGACCAGGGCTCAGGAGACTCAGGGGAAGGGGTCAGATAGGGGTGCTCGCTGGGCAAATGGAGGTAATGCTTGGGTGTGGCATCTAGTGTGGAAGTGTAGCTGTGCTGGGAGGGAGGGGTTGGGTAATCCTCGGTTCCTGCAGAGCTGGCACTTGGCTGGGAGGGCAGAGCCTGGGTTGACTGGGCCGCTGGTGTGGCTGACTGTGTTGGCTGAGCAGGAGGCTGGGGCTGAGAAGGTTGCTGCGGcatctgttgctgctgctggaagaAGGGTGGTGGGGGCTGGGAGGTCTGGGGTGTTGGTGGGGTGGAGGTGCCCATGCGGGCCATACTTTGCTGGTTGGTGATGGTGTGGttgatgagctgctgctgttgctgttgttgttgctgctgctcagcaATGGAGGGCAGCTTGACTGGACTGATAGTGGGTGTGGAGGTAACAGGTGTAGGCTGTAGCATAGGATTACGGTAGATCTGCTGTTGGTGCATCAGCATATTCTGCTGCTGCATAGCTGGGCTCTGAGGGTGCATGCCTGCCTGGCTACTCTGGACAAGATTCACCACTGGCTGACCACACTGTGAGGAAGGTGGCATCCTGTTGTGCCAGTCAAAGGGCACGCTGACAGGACTAACCATGCCCATGTTGAGCCCCATCTGACCTGAACTCAGCACATAGCCATGgttgacatctgaagccatgGAGACACGTCCCTGCAAGGACATTCCTCCAGCTCCCAGGTCATTGAGCTGGGCTAGAGATACAGCAAAGGGGCCACCTCCCTCTAACATGCTAGTATGTACCATTGGGGTGTTTGGGACAGACATGGAGGAGTGGAACAGCCCTGGTGACTGCATGGCCACAGGGGAAGTGGGGTTGGTGATGTAGCCAGCATTGCTAGCTCCCCCGTGGGGTGAGTCCAGTGAGTCAACTGGGGACAGGGTGACCGAGCTATCCAGTAAGGCACTCTGCATGTCCAAGGTCAGCTTCTTATTGCGGGCCTTGACTGACTCCTTCAGACTGGTGGCATGTTGGCCTCCCAGGCTAGAACCCTTGGCTCCGGGCCGACGGTTCTTCTTGCCCTGTGGGGTGTTCTTCAGACTTGGAAGGAAGGAGCTGGGAGGGCACATGAGAGGAGACAGAGTGTGTCCCCCAGTCAGGTGGTGTCCTGCCCCTCCATGGCCTTGGGGACTTCTTACTGTGTTGTACTCATCAAGAAGCTGCACAATGTCATGGTGCATACGCTCCTGAGCAATGTCTCTTGGCAACCTATCCATGTGGTCTGTGATCTCTCTGTTTGCAAAGTGAGCCAGCAGCACCCTCACAGCCTCAC of the Scatophagus argus isolate fScaArg1 chromosome 16, fScaArg1.pri, whole genome shotgun sequence genome contains:
- the zmp:0000001048 gene encoding retinol dehydrogenase 8 isoform X1, with product MGTRRVLVTGCSSGIGLAVAARLAKDEFKRFKVVATMRDLTKRGPLEKAAGDSLNKTLEIKELDACCEVSIRECVNSLPDRRVDVLVNNAGVGMIGPLECQSINAMKELFDTNFFGLARLVKELLPDMKRRQSGHIVVMSSVMGLQGLLFNDVYSASKFAVEGFCESLAVQAMKFNIKTTLVEPGPVVTEFERKVYEEAEKMDLSGTDEDTARIFREVYLPYSKKVFASLGQTPEEVAEQTVKVITSKEPPLRHQTNRLYMPMTALKHADPTGRLPLDTFYKMIFKHDNVFNATLGVLRMFQRQTGKK
- the zmp:0000001048 gene encoding retinol dehydrogenase 8 isoform X2; protein product: MSLNALKAVVATMRDLTKRGPLEKAAGDSLNKTLEIKELDACCEVSIRECVNSLPDRRVDVLVNNAGVGMIGPLECQSINAMKELFDTNFFGLARLVKELLPDMKRRQSGHIVVMSSVMGLQGLLFNDVYSASKFAVEGFCESLAVQAMKFNIKTTLVEPGPVVTEFERKVYEEAEKMDLSGTDEDTARIFREVYLPYSKKVFASLGQTPEEVAEQTVKVITSKEPPLRHQTNRLYMPMTALKHADPTGRLPLDTFYKMIFKHDNVFNATLGVLRMFQRQTGKK